In Heyndrickxia vini, the sequence CATTTAGTAATAGGCTCTCTATAGTTATGCTTTCCAACCATTTATCAAACTTTTGTTCACCTTCAAAACCTTTTTCAAGATTTGAAAAATAAGATTTTTTCCTTCTCGGACGTATTCATTCGGAGATGTATACTACATAAACTTTTTAATTCTACTGATTCAATACGAGGTTTTTTAACCATATCCCACATCCTTCATCAAAAATACTTATAATAATATTATGAGAATTCATATAAATGTTCAAGGACCTTTTACAAATAAAAAAATCGGCTCTATCACCGATTTCTTTTTTATCTATTCATCCAACCTGCAAACTTTCTCATAAAACATATTAATGGCGTCATTGCGATAGGATTCATAGTCGAACTCTCGCTGGTTAATTTTATTTCCATCAATAAATTGCTTCATGCCGTCTGTTAATCCTTCAACGGAGTTCTCGACAATTAATCCATAGCCGCCTTCTACTACACTGCGAGAACCGGGAATATCTGTTACAATTACAGGTTTTTTGAGGACGAGTGCTTCTAGCAATACCATTGGCTGTCCTTCTTGATTAGAAGATAATACAAAACAATCACATTGATTTAAAAGTCCATATGGATTGCTTAATTGCCCTGTGAAAAATACCTTCTTATCTAAAGCCAAATCCTTTACTTGTTTTGCTAATTGTTCTTTTAAAACTCCATCGCCAACAATATATAATCTTACATTTTTATTTTGCGAAGAAAGGGTAGAAAATGCTTGTATTAATTTTGCGTGATCTTTTTCAGGACCGAGTCGGCCAATCGTAATAAAATTGATATGAGTGTTACTTGGCATCGGGTAACTACTCGAGCTTGCTAGCTTTTTTGTAAAGGAAAGGTCGGGTTCCATAGCAAACTCATATTGATATTCTTCTTTTTTAGAAAGGATGTTGTTGTAATCAATTGAATTAATTACATAGTCCATTTTCTTTGTGTACTCTCCGATATAATGCTTTAAATTTTGCTTATTTTGTTCATGGGTCAATTTAGAAACAGATAGGACATTATCGTAAAAACGATACAAAGAGAAAATGACCTTTAAATTTTTCCGGTGTGGATACTTGTTGTTTATTTTTTTCTCTCTTTCTTTTATCATGTCGGAGTGAAGAAAAATACTCTTTCTTTTAAAATCTCCAAACGCAAACAATGTTGCCCAAAACGGACTATATCCACTAAAGTCGATGCCAATATCAAATTTTGATAGACCAATCATTCGTTCCAATTCTCTTTTATACATTTTCGTCGGAATAATTCTTCGCATCCAATCTTTATAGATCCCCTTTTGCAAAAAGAATTTATGTCGAAACTTTTCTAATACAGTTGCATTCCATGTTCCAACTCGATGAATAATATGTACTTCTCGATGTATCGCTTTCATATTATTTATCTTTTCTTCCTTTATGTTTCCGTAATCTATTAACGTCACATCATAGGCAGAATAATCGATTGATTTTAATAAATTTGTGACTGAAGCAGTAATTCCGTTATTTAAGAAGCCCCCGCCGTATAGTAGGATTTTTGTTTTATTTGTAACAGTCTTAACTACATATTCCGAAGTTTTTCGAAAAAATACGACATCGACGAAACGCTTAGTTGCTTTCCCATCATCATGATAGCAAAACCTTCTTAGAAAATCCTGATACGTTCTTTCATAGTTTTTTTTCACCTCATCAATATGTAATAGTCTATCAACGATGTCAGAAACGGTTTTACAAATCGGACCGGGAAGATCACTTAAAGGTATATAGGTTCCGCGCTTTTCCATATACTCCTCTTCGTCATACGCATAAAAGAGAATCGGACGATTTGTCGGAAGAAAGTCAAAAAAGATGCTGGAGTAATCTGTGATTAACACATCAACTATTGATAAAAGTTCATTCGTATCCATTTCATTCGGGATACATATATGATCTGCACCTTGTTCGGTAAAAAAACGATGGGCATAATAATGTGATTTGAGTAAAACGATATAATCATCGCCGACGGATTGTTGAATAAATTGAACATCCTGCAATAATTTGGCACTCTCATTTTTCTTTCCACCAATTGTTCCGCGCCATGTAGGGGCATAGAGAATTACTTTTTTATGTGCAGCAATCGATAATTTTTTGCGCAATTGATCCCAGTCAGCTTTAAACATTAAGTCAACACGTGGGTATCCAATATTGACGACTTCTCCATTATAAATTGTAAAAATATCATGAGATTTTAAAAGCTTTTCATATGTAAATTGATTAGGACTAATCATATAATCAGTAAGTAAAAAATTCCGCTGAATATTTTTATGGTCGGCAAATCCTTTATTTTTAATATCCAGTCCCATTGTTTTTAATGGAGTCCCATGCCACATGTTTGCATAAATTTGTTCCTTCCGTTTTTGAAAATAGGAAGGGAAGGTAGTATCGTTGATTAAATATTTAGCTGTAGCAAGATGTATGATATATGAAACACTTTGATAGTGAACAAAGGTAATATTGGGTACATGGCGAAACTCTTCTTGAATCACTGAAAAATCCTTTATCGCCCAAATATGTTGATAATCTTTAAACCGTGGGTCATGAAGCAAATGAATAAACACAGCGAATGTATTCCCGGTCATACTTTCCCCATGATACGCCTCATAAAAAATCTTTCTTTCACTAATAGGCTTTTTCTCCAGATATTTCGTGTAAATAATCCGTTTATACAGATTCCGATCGATAACTTTTTTTAATACTTTCTTTATTTTTGTTTTAACCATCTTTTCCTCCGGCATTACTATTAAATATTCATAGTATGGGTAGGAAACGGCCTCTTTATTATGACAGTTGGGAAATTTTCTCTTAAATATATGAAAAAGCGTATATTTCAAATGCGGGAGGAACAATATGAAGATGATAAGACAAGGCATTTCGGTCAAATGGAGGATCTTTACACATGAAAGAAAAACTAAAATTAGTAAATAAAATTTTAAAAAGGCGATTAAAGTTTATCCGCCAGCCAGTTCGGGATTATGTTTTGAATTCAAATTTCAGACAAAGAGTAAAATATACGAAATTCTTTAAAAAAAGTAAAATTAAAAACAATGTCATTTTATATGAATCCTACCATGGCAAAAATATGACGGGAAATCCTTTCGCGATTTTTAAAGGAATATTAAAAGAACCGGAGTTCCGAAATTTCCAACATGTATGGGCGATGGAAGACGAAAAAAATATATTGCCGATTTATAGAAATTATAAAAATGTTACATTTGTAATAATACATAGTGATGAATACTTGAAGTATTTAACAGAAGCTAAATATTTAATCAATAATACGAGTTTCCCTTACTATTTTCAAAAAAAGCATGGTCAAGTTTACGTGAATACTTGGCATGGTACACCGTTGAAAACATTAGGGATGGATATAAAAGATGCTGGCCTTACTGATCATAAAAATATTCAACGAAATTTACTTCATACAGACTATTTAATTAGTCCCAACAGATTTACTTATGAAAAATTATTAAAGTCTCATGATATTTTTACGCTCTATAATGGGAAAATTGCGGATATTGGTTATCCAAGAGTGGATTCAATGTTCCTTGCGAATAAAAGTAAAATAAAGAAGCTCTTGGCAATACCTTCTGATAAAAAAGTCATTTTATATGCCCCGACATGGCGAGGAAAAGTAAATCAGGAACTAGATATGAGCAGCAAATTGGATAAGGATCTAAGAGAATTAAAGGGACGGCTTGGAAAAGAATATATTATTTTATTAAAAACACATTATTTTGCATATAGATTTTTCGAAAACAGTGAGATGGCGAACATTTGTATTCCGGAGAGCATGGACACAAATGAATTGCTTTCTATCGTCGATCTTTTAATTACGGATTATTCAAGTATTTTTTTTGATTTTTTGCCTACAAACAATCCGATTATTTTTTATGGGGACGACTATGAATTTTATGAAAAGGATAGAGGTTTCTATTTAAATATCAATGAATTGCCTGGACCCTTTTGTAAAACATTACATGAAGTAATCGAGACTATCCAACAAGTGGACAAAGTAATTGAACAGTATAAAAGCAAATATGTGGAATTTTTTGAAAAGTATTGTTATCACGATGATGGAAATGCTACGAACCGTTTTATTGATATCGTAATCAGGGAAAAAGAGAGCAACCTCGTATTTCGAAATGGGAATGAGAAGAAGAAAATCTTATTCTATTGCGGAGGATTTTATAATAATGGAATCACAATGTCAGCGATTAATTTAATGAATAGTCTTGACTATTCGAAATATGAAATTGTAGTGATTGAGTCATCGGATACACATGAAGGAAAAGAAGAAAATATAAAAAAATTGCATCCGAATGTAAGTGTTCTATACCGGGTCGGTCAATGGAATATGACGATTAAGGAATGGTATACACATCAATTAATCATGAGAAGGGGGCTATATTCAAAGAGAATGAAAAGGAACGTTCCAATTACCATGTATAAACGAGAGCTTTCTCGCTTACTTGGGAACGTAAACTTTGATATTGTTATTGATTTTGGAGGTTACAATGCATTTTGGGCCCTCTTATTTGCTTTCGGAACAGATAAGAAAAAATGTATTTACTTACACAATATTATGATGAAAGAATATGAAAAAATCGTGAATGGGGATTTTAAGCATCGCAAAAATTTGAAGATTATTTTTTCGTTATATCAATACTACAATAAAATTATTTCCGTTTCGGAATCTGCTAATAGTGAAAATTATAAAGACTTACATCCATATATTGATAAAGCAAAAGAGAAAATGGTTTATGTTAATAATATAATTAATTACCAAAATGTATTAAAGAAGAAAGATCAAAAAAAGCTAATAAACTATGATAACCATGACTTTTTAGTATTAAGCGGAGAGAATGCTGAATCGGGTGTTCTTGATGTAAAAGGTGTTGACATACCGAAGGAAGAACATATTAATTTTATCAATATTGCAAGATTATCTCCTGAAAAAGATCAAGAAACTTTAATTTATGCTTTTGCAAATGTACAAAAAATAGAATCTAAAGCCCGATTGTACATTGTTGGGGAAGGAACGCTAGAACAGGAATTAAAGCATTTAGTAAATTCGTTAGGAATCGAAAAGAACGTCTACTTCACTGGACAAATTGAAAATCCCTATGTATTACTTAACGAATGTGACTGCTTTATTTTGTCCTCCGAATATGAAGGACAAGGTTTAGTTTTGCTAGAGTCCCTTATATTAGAAAAACCAGTGATTGGGACGAATGTTCCAGGAATTAAAAGTGTTTTGGCTGGGGGATATGGAACATTGGTCGAACATGATAGGGAAGCATTACAACAAGCGATGATTTCTTTTATATCAAAAGGGATAGAACAAAAGAAATTTGATTATGTTGCATATAATCAAGAAGCGATGGAAATGTTTTTCCAGGAAGTATGTGAATGAATAAAAATAGGGGTTTCTCACAAATTTCATTAGAGCCAAAAAATTGATGATGTGATAGAATATAGAATTGACGTGTTTATCAATTGGACAAGCGATAATTATGAAAAATAGATATTGGAGTTAATATTCAACAATAAGTAGTTACATTCATGTAGTCGCTAAAGGAGAGAAACAGCGTTGGCAGTACAGGTTAAAGGGTATGCTTTTCACCGTATTTATAGTTCGATAAAAGATGCGGTTCAGCGAAATATAGTTAATATAAAAGGATTAAGTAATAAAATAAAAAAACTTCCCGTCATTCAAACAGCCTACAAAATCATATTTACATGTGTAGGTTTATTTCCTGCTAAAAAAAACCTTGTTGTTTTTGAAAGCTATTTAGGAAAGCAATATAGCTGTAATCCGCGGGCAATCTATGAATACTTAAAAGAAAATCACCCGGAATACAAAATGTATTGGAGTATCGATAAAAGATTTACTCATAATTTTGTCAATAAAGATGTGGATTATATTTATCGATTTTCGATTAAGTGGCTATTTGCAATGGCACGGGCCCGATATTGGGTGACGAACAGCAGAATGCCATTATGGATTCCGAAGCCTAAACATACGATATATTTGCAAACATGGCATGGAACTCCGTTGAAAAAGCTTGCTGCTGATATGGATGAAGTTCATATGCCGGGTACGACTACTTCGATCTATAAAGAAAGTTTCATGCGCGAATCGAGAAATTGGGATTATTTAATTTCTCCGAATCGATATTCAACTGAAATTTTTAGACGAGCATTTATGTTTAAAAAAGAAATGATAGAGACGGGATATCCAAGAAATGATTATTTATATGTATGTAATGAACCAAATAATATAAAAAATTTAAAGATTAGATTTGGAATCCCATTAGATAAAAAAGTAATTTTATATGCTCCTACATGGCGCGATAATCAGTTCTATGCCGAAGGAAAATATAAATTTGATCTTGAGCTAGATTTACACATGATGAAACAAGAATTAGGAAATGAGTATGTCATTATTTTAAGAATGCATTATTTGGTTGCAGAAAATCTAGATTTATCTAATTATCAAGGTTTTGCTTATGATTTTTCCAATCATGAAGATATAAATGAACTTTATATCATCGCTGATGTATTAATGACGGATTATTCTTCCGTATTCTTTGATTACGGAAATTTAAAGCGCCCAATGCTCTTTTTTGTTTATGATATTGAATCATACCGTGACAATCTAAGAGGATTCTATTTTGATTTTGAAAAATATGCACCAGGTCCATTAATTAAAACGACTGAAGAGGTTATTGAGCATATTAAAAGATTTGAAAGAGAAGGATTTTCACTCCCGCCCTCATTCGAACCATTTTATAATAAATTTTGTTATTTGGAGGATGGCAGTTCTTCGAAAAAAGTTGTAGAGAAAGTATTTAAGTAATACTTGATTTAAGGAGTTCATTTAAATGAAAAAAGTCTCGATTATAATTCCTGTTTTTAATACAGCCGAGTTTTTAACAGAATGTTTACAATCTGTAGTTGATCAAACGTATAAAGCATTAGAAATTATTGTGATTAACGATGGCTCGACGGATGGTTCGAAGGAAATCATTCATACGTTTTCTGAAAGAGATGAACGGATCAAATCCATTCATTTGCAAGAAAACAAAGGAGTAGGTTTTGCAAGGAACATAGGGATTGCCCAGGCAACCGGAGAATATGTGTATTTTCTTGATAGTGATGACTATCTTTCAGAACAAGCTATTCAATTATTAATAGAAAATATTGGAGACCATGTCATGATCTCCGGAAAAATAAAAAGGATAAAAACAAAAGACGACAGTAAAGAAATGGATACTGAAATAATCCTAAAAGAAGGAAGAAAGTTAGGAAAGCATTTTAGTAATAGTTCGATTCTTCATCGATTAATTTCAATGGATTTTATTAAAGCAAATCAATTGAAGTTTTCCGAG encodes:
- a CDS encoding glycosyltransferase yields the protein MVKTKIKKVLKKVIDRNLYKRIIYTKYLEKKPISERKIFYEAYHGESMTGNTFAVFIHLLHDPRFKDYQHIWAIKDFSVIQEEFRHVPNITFVHYQSVSYIIHLATAKYLINDTTFPSYFQKRKEQIYANMWHGTPLKTMGLDIKNKGFADHKNIQRNFLLTDYMISPNQFTYEKLLKSHDIFTIYNGEVVNIGYPRVDLMFKADWDQLRKKLSIAAHKKVILYAPTWRGTIGGKKNESAKLLQDVQFIQQSVGDDYIVLLKSHYYAHRFFTEQGADHICIPNEMDTNELLSIVDVLITDYSSIFFDFLPTNRPILFYAYDEEEYMEKRGTYIPLSDLPGPICKTVSDIVDRLLHIDEVKKNYERTYQDFLRRFCYHDDGKATKRFVDVVFFRKTSEYVVKTVTNKTKILLYGGGFLNNGITASVTNLLKSIDYSAYDVTLIDYGNIKEEKINNMKAIHREVHIIHRVGTWNATVLEKFRHKFFLQKGIYKDWMRRIIPTKMYKRELERMIGLSKFDIGIDFSGYSPFWATLFAFGDFKRKSIFLHSDMIKEREKKINNKYPHRKNLKVIFSLYRFYDNVLSVSKLTHEQNKQNLKHYIGEYTKKMDYVINSIDYNNILSKKEEYQYEFAMEPDLSFTKKLASSSSYPMPSNTHINFITIGRLGPEKDHAKLIQAFSTLSSQNKNVRLYIVGDGVLKEQLAKQVKDLALDKKVFFTGQLSNPYGLLNQCDCFVLSSNQEGQPMVLLEALVLKKPVIVTDIPGSRSVVEGGYGLIVENSVEGLTDGMKQFIDGNKINQREFDYESYRNDAINMFYEKVCRLDE
- a CDS encoding glycosyltransferase; amino-acid sequence: MKEKLKLVNKILKRRLKFIRQPVRDYVLNSNFRQRVKYTKFFKKSKIKNNVILYESYHGKNMTGNPFAIFKGILKEPEFRNFQHVWAMEDEKNILPIYRNYKNVTFVIIHSDEYLKYLTEAKYLINNTSFPYYFQKKHGQVYVNTWHGTPLKTLGMDIKDAGLTDHKNIQRNLLHTDYLISPNRFTYEKLLKSHDIFTLYNGKIADIGYPRVDSMFLANKSKIKKLLAIPSDKKVILYAPTWRGKVNQELDMSSKLDKDLRELKGRLGKEYIILLKTHYFAYRFFENSEMANICIPESMDTNELLSIVDLLITDYSSIFFDFLPTNNPIIFYGDDYEFYEKDRGFYLNINELPGPFCKTLHEVIETIQQVDKVIEQYKSKYVEFFEKYCYHDDGNATNRFIDIVIREKESNLVFRNGNEKKKILFYCGGFYNNGITMSAINLMNSLDYSKYEIVVIESSDTHEGKEENIKKLHPNVSVLYRVGQWNMTIKEWYTHQLIMRRGLYSKRMKRNVPITMYKRELSRLLGNVNFDIVIDFGGYNAFWALLFAFGTDKKKCIYLHNIMMKEYEKIVNGDFKHRKNLKIIFSLYQYYNKIISVSESANSENYKDLHPYIDKAKEKMVYVNNIINYQNVLKKKDQKKLINYDNHDFLVLSGENAESGVLDVKGVDIPKEEHINFINIARLSPEKDQETLIYAFANVQKIESKARLYIVGEGTLEQELKHLVNSLGIEKNVYFTGQIENPYVLLNECDCFILSSEYEGQGLVLLESLILEKPVIGTNVPGIKSVLAGGYGTLVEHDREALQQAMISFISKGIEQKKFDYVAYNQEAMEMFFQEVCE